From a single Terriglobia bacterium genomic region:
- a CDS encoding DUF3300 domain-containing protein, with product MNPTQTRSGAPNQIVRNFIALTCAVLILLVSTVSWAIQQPAATSDSQDAKISNDQLDSLVAPIALYPDPLLSQTLVACTYPLEIVQLQQWLEQNKGLKDKALTDAVLKQNWDPSIQAMAVFPDVVKLLSDNIAWTDNLGNAFLAQQNDVMEAVQRMRAKATQKGVLKTTEQQTVETKVIENKTVVVIEPASPEVAYVPYYDPYSIWGAPYYPYPPVAYPPYYPTGGRLLSFGVGMAIGAAWGGGGWGWNAGWGGNNNININRNNNYVNHYNSQRANAGNRYGGANNNWQHNPQHRGGAPYGNRATAKQYGGAARGDNMGQRQSAARQNQGNLGGAGKGFNSGGITNRPSASPTGNWGGGGDRIGNRQTSSGNMGSRNSSAFSGSSSRSAARASSSRGSSSFGGSRGGGGFRGGGGRGGGGRRR from the coding sequence ATGAATCCTACACAAACTCGATCCGGAGCTCCAAACCAGATCGTTCGAAATTTTATCGCTCTTACTTGTGCCGTACTGATTTTGCTCGTGAGTACGGTGTCGTGGGCGATACAGCAGCCCGCAGCGACTTCAGATAGCCAGGACGCGAAGATATCCAACGATCAACTGGATTCGCTGGTGGCTCCGATTGCGCTCTATCCAGATCCGCTGCTCAGCCAGACCCTCGTCGCCTGTACTTATCCGCTGGAAATCGTACAGCTTCAGCAATGGCTGGAACAGAACAAAGGCCTGAAAGACAAGGCGCTGACAGATGCCGTTCTGAAACAGAACTGGGATCCAAGCATACAGGCAATGGCCGTTTTTCCCGATGTTGTAAAGCTACTGTCGGACAACATCGCCTGGACGGACAACCTGGGCAATGCCTTTCTGGCGCAGCAGAATGACGTGATGGAAGCAGTCCAGCGCATGCGCGCCAAGGCCACGCAAAAAGGAGTGTTGAAGACCACGGAACAACAGACGGTGGAGACCAAGGTTATCGAGAACAAGACCGTGGTTGTGATCGAGCCTGCCAGTCCGGAAGTCGCCTATGTACCCTATTACGATCCGTATTCGATCTGGGGTGCGCCTTACTATCCATACCCGCCCGTTGCATATCCTCCTTATTATCCGACGGGAGGAAGGCTGCTTTCATTTGGTGTGGGAATGGCAATCGGCGCGGCATGGGGCGGCGGCGGATGGGGCTGGAACGCCGGGTGGGGCGGTAACAACAACATCAACATCAACCGCAACAACAATTACGTGAACCACTACAACAGCCAGCGCGCCAATGCCGGGAACAGATATGGCGGCGCAAATAATAATTGGCAACACAACCCGCAGCATCGTGGCGGCGCCCCTTATGGGAACAGAGCCACTGCCAAGCAATACGGTGGCGCTGCTCGTGGAGACAACATGGGCCAAAGGCAATCTGCGGCGCGCCAGAACCAGGGAAATCTTGGAGGAGCCGGGAAAGGCTTTAACAGCGGCGGAATCACGAACAGACCATCGGCTTCACCTACCGGTAACTGGGGTGGCGGCGGAGATCGCATTGGCAATAGACAAACTTCAAGCGGAAATATGGGATCCAGAAACAGCAGCGCTTTTTCCGGTTCGTCAAGCCGGAGCGCGGCCAGGGCCAGCAGTTCACGGGGTTCTTCCAGCTTTGGTGGCTCTCGTGGTGGCGGCGGGTTCCGTGGCGGCGGTGGCCGTGGCGGCGGGGGAAGGCGGAGATAG
- a CDS encoding STAS domain-containing protein — MNASSRQVNGITVVDMSGRITLGEGGVVLRETIHDLLDKGDKKILLNLGDISYIDSSGIGELIGAFTSVRKQGGDLKLLNLTKKVKDLLQITKLYTVFDIKDDEATAISAFN; from the coding sequence ATGAATGCAAGCAGTCGACAAGTCAATGGAATAACGGTGGTGGACATGAGCGGCCGTATCACACTGGGTGAAGGTGGAGTGGTGCTCCGCGAAACAATCCACGACCTGCTGGATAAAGGAGACAAGAAGATCCTGCTGAACCTGGGCGATATCTCCTACATTGATAGCTCAGGCATCGGCGAATTGATTGGCGCCTTCACGTCCGTGCGTAAGCAGGGTGGCGACTTGAAGCTGCTCAACTTAACCAAGAAAGTCAAAGATCTGCTCCAGATCACCAAGCTCTACACCGTTTTCGATATCAAGGACGACGAAGCTACGGCGATCAGCGCGTTTAATTAG
- the ppk2 gene encoding polyphosphate kinase 2, translating to MKSEAHNGRVAELPRNGHEGEAHAHKKLKRKQYEKELCRLHEELVKLQQWIVHKGLKVCVVFEGRDGAGKGGTIKAITERVSPRIFRVVALPAPTEREKSQMYVQRYAPHFPAAGEIVIFDRSWYNRAGVERVMGFATDEQVQKFLRVVPLFERAMVDSGIILIKYWLEVSAKEQTRRLESRIDDGRKIWKLSPMDLKSYSRWYDYSRARDDMFSNTDTPFAPWYVADANDKKRVRLNIISHLLKQIPYKELPGDKVKLPKRQDAGGYRELDYPYKYVPEKF from the coding sequence ATGAAATCCGAAGCACACAACGGCAGGGTGGCTGAATTGCCAAGGAACGGCCATGAAGGCGAAGCTCACGCACACAAGAAGCTGAAAAGAAAACAGTATGAAAAAGAGCTTTGCCGCCTACATGAGGAACTGGTGAAGCTGCAGCAGTGGATCGTACACAAAGGGCTCAAGGTCTGCGTGGTGTTTGAAGGCCGCGATGGCGCGGGAAAGGGCGGAACCATCAAGGCAATTACTGAGCGCGTGAGCCCGCGCATCTTCCGCGTGGTGGCATTGCCCGCGCCGACCGAGCGCGAAAAAAGCCAGATGTACGTGCAGCGCTATGCGCCGCACTTTCCGGCGGCAGGAGAGATCGTCATTTTTGACCGCAGCTGGTACAACCGCGCGGGCGTGGAACGGGTGATGGGCTTTGCCACTGACGAGCAGGTCCAGAAATTCCTGCGCGTGGTGCCTTTGTTTGAGAGGGCCATGGTGGATTCCGGCATCATTCTGATCAAGTATTGGCTGGAAGTGAGCGCCAAGGAGCAGACTCGACGGCTCGAATCGCGGATCGACGACGGACGAAAAATCTGGAAGCTCTCGCCCATGGACTTGAAGTCCTACAGCCGCTGGTATGACTACTCCCGGGCGCGGGACGACATGTTTTCCAATACCGACACGCCGTTTGCTCCTTGGTACGTGGCTGACGCGAATGACAAGAAGCGCGTGCGCCTCAATATTATTTCCCACCTTCTGAAACAGATTCCGTATAAAGAGCTCCCTGGAGACAAGGTGAAATTGCCCAAGCGGCAGGATGCGGGTGGCTATCGTGAACTGGACTATCCGTACAAATACGTGCCGGAGAAGTTCTGA
- a CDS encoding OmpA family protein → MYHTGFRRFVAVAVFLAFGMTFAMAQDMATVKVRVGPPEAYIFVDGQPFAHRSQTITLTAGEHTIGVYNYGYTPQVQTVTLQPGKNPEIVARLEKSGANVSGPWGRIQIEGNANDKAAVFLNEMKPDFFVGYVDEMNNEKVMGTQKLVVPVGTYKLFIVNPKETEPAFTQSIEVKNNQRVVVHVDSNTTSYHDWDKAGHKESLSRFHTGPNSARITVAPVTGTFTTDKNDIKCGEPVVLTWTSTEAAEVTIAASPEAQVALNGSRTDSPTQTTTYTFQAKGPGGIVTHTATVHVDPTVQTALKASPTEVHYRRIDDKVIDPGNSTLTWTAANAQTASLDPLGSVTTNGDKTVPAAPKKTDVGTVDEMATYILVASNNCGGSDKSLAAVHISGTIEPLPVVPLTSIFFPTAYPTEKRPEIGLLNSQNDILKEAVEGFKKFLEYDPDAKLKLTAHTDHRSSDDYNKSLSERRGKIAKDALVALGIAEAKIEVVPEGETPQLEEAAVKALEDAAGMHRKVTDALVHAYNRRVDIAMIPTTKPVQDSKQVFPARGSKEAKILESNGFKGLRTVEKVSTPVGATAAAGQQ, encoded by the coding sequence ATGTATCACACAGGATTTCGTCGCTTCGTTGCTGTTGCTGTGTTTCTTGCTTTCGGCATGACATTTGCAATGGCGCAAGATATGGCGACCGTGAAAGTAAGAGTCGGTCCGCCAGAAGCTTACATCTTTGTGGACGGGCAGCCGTTCGCACATCGCAGCCAGACCATTACTTTAACCGCCGGTGAGCATACGATCGGCGTCTACAATTATGGCTATACGCCGCAGGTACAAACAGTAACGCTGCAGCCGGGAAAAAATCCTGAGATCGTGGCCCGCCTGGAAAAGTCTGGAGCCAACGTAAGCGGCCCATGGGGACGCATCCAGATTGAAGGCAACGCCAATGACAAGGCCGCGGTTTTCCTCAATGAAATGAAGCCAGACTTTTTTGTTGGCTATGTCGATGAGATGAACAATGAAAAGGTAATGGGTACGCAGAAGCTCGTGGTCCCGGTTGGAACGTACAAGCTGTTCATTGTGAATCCCAAGGAAACAGAGCCGGCTTTCACACAGTCGATTGAGGTAAAGAACAACCAGCGCGTTGTAGTGCATGTTGATTCCAATACAACCTCATACCACGATTGGGACAAGGCAGGCCACAAAGAGTCGCTAAGCCGGTTCCACACGGGACCGAACAGCGCCAGAATCACCGTTGCTCCGGTAACGGGAACTTTTACCACAGACAAGAACGACATTAAATGTGGTGAGCCCGTAGTATTGACCTGGACTTCCACTGAAGCGGCCGAAGTGACTATTGCCGCATCACCAGAGGCGCAGGTGGCACTGAACGGTTCGCGGACGGATTCGCCCACGCAGACCACCACCTACACATTCCAGGCCAAAGGCCCCGGCGGAATTGTGACCCATACAGCCACAGTCCACGTTGACCCAACAGTGCAAACAGCACTGAAGGCATCGCCGACCGAAGTTCACTATCGCCGGATTGACGACAAAGTGATTGATCCCGGCAATTCGACCCTGACCTGGACCGCCGCCAATGCTCAGACGGCCTCCCTTGATCCGCTGGGATCGGTCACCACCAATGGTGACAAGACCGTACCTGCGGCGCCCAAGAAAACCGACGTTGGCACTGTGGATGAAATGGCGACTTATATCCTGGTAGCCAGCAATAATTGCGGCGGCTCTGACAAGAGCCTGGCTGCAGTCCACATCTCCGGCACCATTGAGCCTTTGCCCGTGGTCCCGCTTACCAGCATCTTTTTCCCGACCGCATATCCAACGGAGAAGCGTCCGGAGATCGGATTGCTGAACAGTCAGAACGACATTCTTAAAGAGGCAGTGGAAGGCTTTAAGAAGTTCCTGGAGTATGATCCTGACGCGAAATTGAAGCTGACGGCCCATACGGACCATCGCAGCAGCGATGATTACAACAAGTCCCTGAGCGAGCGCCGCGGGAAAATCGCAAAAGACGCTCTCGTAGCTCTTGGCATCGCGGAAGCAAAGATAGAAGTGGTGCCAGAGGGAGAAACACCGCAGCTGGAAGAAGCTGCGGTGAAGGCCCTGGAAGATGCCGCTGGGATGCATCGCAAGGTAACCGATGCCCTGGTGCATGCCTATAACCGTCGTGTGGACATTGCAATGATTCCTACGACGAAACCTGTGCAGGACTCCAAGCAAGTATTTCCTGCCAGAGGAAGCAAAGAAGCGAAGATCCTTGAAAGCAACGGCTTCAAGGGATTGCGTACTGTCGAGAAGGTAAGCACACCAGTTGGTGCGACTGCCGCGGCAGGACAGCAATAG
- a CDS encoding SulP family inorganic anion transporter codes for MRADVIAGLVAAAVVIPKAMAFATIAGLPVQVGLYTVFVPMVIYALLGTSRPLSVSTTTTIAILTAAELGKVAPNGGPGELIAAGATLAVLVGAMLLLASVLRLGFIANFISDPVLAGFKAGIGLVIVVDQVPKLLGFHITKTGFFRDILAMIQHLPQTSRITLLLALAMIVLMVALERFAPKAPAPLIAVAVGIAGSALLGLQHMGVETVGAIPRQLPSLMWPNLALLEDMWPGAVGIALMSFTESIAAARAFAKAGEPRPIPNQELLAVGAANIAGGFFGAMPAGGGTTQTAVNRSAGAHTQMAELVTAAVALATLLLLAPLIGMMPNATLAAVVVVYSVGLIKLGEFREIARVRKTEFYWAVVAFAGVALLGTLRGILVAVITSVLALAQQAYSPPVYAVGRKRNTHVFRPLSPEHPDDETWPGLLIVRVEGRVFFANAQRIGDRMWPLIEQAKPSVITIDCSAIFDIEYTALKMLAEADERLERDGITLWLAALNPNAFATVSRSKLGEKLGRERMFLNLQGAVERYEQTKPAPARGQGAA; via the coding sequence ATGCGCGCAGACGTTATCGCCGGGCTGGTAGCGGCCGCGGTTGTCATTCCCAAAGCGATGGCGTTTGCCACCATCGCCGGACTCCCGGTACAAGTCGGCTTGTACACGGTCTTTGTGCCCATGGTGATTTACGCGCTTCTGGGCACATCAAGACCGCTCAGTGTCAGCACAACAACGACAATCGCAATCCTTACCGCTGCTGAACTGGGAAAGGTGGCGCCCAACGGCGGGCCCGGAGAGTTGATCGCAGCCGGCGCAACTCTAGCGGTTCTGGTTGGCGCGATGCTGTTGCTGGCGTCGGTCCTTCGGCTTGGCTTTATCGCCAACTTTATTTCCGACCCTGTTCTTGCTGGTTTCAAGGCCGGCATTGGCTTGGTGATTGTGGTGGACCAGGTCCCCAAGCTGCTTGGTTTCCATATCACGAAGACGGGTTTCTTTCGAGACATTCTGGCAATGATCCAGCACCTGCCCCAGACATCGCGGATAACGCTGTTACTTGCCCTTGCCATGATCGTGCTGATGGTTGCGCTGGAGCGGTTCGCGCCGAAAGCGCCCGCGCCGCTGATCGCCGTGGCTGTGGGCATTGCCGGTTCTGCCTTGCTTGGACTCCAGCACATGGGAGTAGAGACGGTGGGCGCAATCCCGCGCCAGCTTCCATCCTTGATGTGGCCAAATCTCGCGCTCCTGGAAGATATGTGGCCCGGCGCTGTTGGCATTGCTTTAATGAGCTTTACTGAAAGCATTGCCGCGGCGCGCGCATTCGCCAAAGCGGGAGAGCCGCGCCCGATTCCGAACCAGGAGCTGCTAGCCGTTGGGGCCGCGAATATTGCAGGCGGTTTTTTCGGCGCCATGCCGGCCGGCGGAGGCACCACGCAGACAGCCGTCAATCGCAGCGCAGGAGCACATACACAGATGGCTGAACTCGTTACCGCCGCAGTTGCGCTTGCCACGCTTCTGTTACTAGCGCCGCTGATTGGCATGATGCCCAATGCCACACTGGCGGCCGTAGTCGTCGTCTATTCTGTGGGACTCATCAAGCTTGGCGAGTTTCGTGAGATCGCCCGCGTGCGCAAGACGGAATTCTATTGGGCTGTGGTTGCATTTGCGGGCGTCGCGCTGCTGGGCACGTTGCGCGGAATCCTGGTGGCGGTCATCACCTCCGTGCTTGCTCTTGCTCAACAGGCTTATAGTCCGCCGGTGTATGCGGTGGGGCGCAAGCGCAATACTCACGTATTCAGGCCGCTCTCACCAGAGCACCCGGATGATGAGACATGGCCCGGGCTGCTGATTGTGCGAGTTGAGGGCCGGGTCTTTTTTGCGAATGCACAGCGCATCGGCGACAGAATGTGGCCGCTGATCGAACAAGCGAAGCCGTCTGTCATCACGATTGATTGCAGCGCGATCTTCGACATCGAATACACCGCGCTGAAGATGCTAGCCGAAGCCGACGAGAGACTTGAGCGCGACGGCATCACTCTGTGGCTTGCCGCGCTCAATCCCAACGCGTTCGCGACAGTATCGCGTTCCAAGCTTGGCGAGAAGCTGGGCCGGGAACGGATGTTCTTGAATTTGCAAGGGGCGGTTGAACGCTACGAGCAGACAAAACCTGCTCCCGCGCGTGGCCAGGGGGCCGCTTAA
- a CDS encoding SpoIIE family protein phosphatase, with protein MAQSSSLPAVEREVTPMNATGLPRNGTQAKPLIQKTLLIVLGLLFAAATLTYSFVWMYYVRWDFDAEIGLDTKTSSPVTDSIEIINLYPGGPAERAGIKVHDEIIAIDGTSLATADPNLFQKTWLHRRPGETVTLTIRRPGQQAPLNITATFRAVATPGSIHGIAEQVVGSYPIVFLVVGLAVLFLRLQDRNAWLLAVLCAGLIAASPLPPSTVAMSASLQAFMFAYRAIFIGVLALTFYLFFAGFPQRSPLDRRAPWLKWLLGLLAVVIAVPGIPVGHPQPWSAISRIAGANAAQYGTLAYIYGTLVLTLVSLCWSGLSTSDPEAKRKFRVITWGTLVGMGPITLVKLVSDFGNIRVPFWLDFIDVIFLTLFPLSFAYAVVRYRVLEIPVLLKQSARYVLVRRGFAFLLLLMGLSVNVVLGIALSRLFQMRPGLAMSIGTSLGIALAWISAPGVRRTAERIDRAFFRGSYDARVILQKLAQSVRSIQSREQLPQLIEKELELALHPRMIAVYLRDSQSNLQPPPQTPPLPAIAGQSLSANHLLQIKQPIDALEYGDFSALIPALATLRPECLVPVLSRGEDLLGLIVLGAKRSEEPYSHEDKELLGSVADQTGLVLESIAMAEKIAERIDADRRAQQELQIARAVQSKLLPQQSPPLATLDYAGACIQARAVGGDYYDFLDLGPGRVGFVLADISGKGISAALLMANLQASLRSLYPGADRELPRFLHSVNHLFVQNTEVTHYATVFFGVYDDASRKLLYVNCGHNPPLLLRASGEVERLNATATVLGLFEPWECSVAEIQMFPGDILAIYTDGVTEAANHNEEEFGEERLISLLRQSHGLHSSESLHKILQSVQEFAPGEQADDLTTIIAICK; from the coding sequence ATGGCCCAAAGCAGCTCGCTACCGGCAGTTGAACGCGAAGTCACGCCCATGAACGCGACGGGTTTGCCGCGCAATGGCACACAAGCGAAACCGCTCATTCAAAAGACTCTCCTGATCGTCTTAGGATTGCTTTTTGCCGCTGCGACTCTAACTTACAGCTTTGTATGGATGTATTACGTCCGCTGGGACTTCGATGCTGAGATCGGGCTGGACACAAAGACTTCTTCTCCGGTTACAGACAGCATTGAGATCATCAACCTTTATCCCGGCGGTCCGGCAGAGCGGGCCGGGATCAAGGTCCACGACGAAATTATTGCCATTGATGGCACGAGCCTGGCTACGGCTGATCCGAACTTGTTTCAAAAAACCTGGCTGCATCGCCGCCCCGGCGAAACAGTGACTCTCACGATCCGCCGGCCGGGCCAGCAAGCGCCTCTGAATATCACAGCGACATTTCGCGCCGTCGCCACGCCAGGCTCTATCCATGGGATCGCCGAGCAGGTGGTTGGTTCATATCCCATAGTCTTTCTGGTGGTGGGACTGGCGGTGCTTTTTCTGCGCCTTCAAGATCGCAATGCGTGGCTGCTGGCTGTCCTCTGCGCAGGATTGATTGCCGCTTCTCCTTTACCGCCGTCTACTGTGGCCATGAGCGCAAGCTTGCAGGCATTTATGTTTGCGTATCGGGCCATTTTTATTGGCGTGCTGGCTCTTACGTTTTACCTGTTTTTCGCAGGTTTCCCGCAACGATCTCCGCTCGATCGACGGGCGCCATGGTTGAAATGGTTGCTTGGATTGCTGGCCGTGGTAATTGCGGTCCCAGGCATACCGGTAGGCCACCCACAGCCGTGGTCAGCGATTTCCAGGATTGCAGGGGCCAACGCAGCGCAATATGGAACGCTGGCGTACATCTACGGCACGCTGGTGTTGACGCTGGTCTCGCTGTGCTGGAGCGGGCTGAGCACATCTGATCCTGAGGCAAAACGCAAGTTCAGGGTGATCACGTGGGGCACACTTGTCGGCATGGGGCCAATCACCCTGGTCAAACTTGTTTCAGATTTCGGCAACATCCGCGTTCCATTCTGGCTGGATTTTATTGACGTGATATTCCTCACGCTGTTCCCGCTTTCTTTTGCGTATGCGGTGGTGAGGTACAGGGTATTGGAAATTCCGGTGCTCCTGAAACAAAGCGCGCGTTACGTTCTGGTACGGCGTGGGTTCGCATTTCTGCTGCTGCTGATGGGTTTGTCAGTGAACGTAGTTCTGGGGATTGCGCTCTCTCGGTTGTTTCAAATGCGGCCTGGTCTGGCCATGTCTATCGGCACCAGCCTTGGTATTGCCCTGGCATGGATCTCTGCTCCAGGTGTCCGCCGAACGGCGGAGCGGATTGATCGCGCATTCTTCCGCGGCTCGTATGATGCCCGCGTGATCCTGCAGAAACTCGCGCAGAGCGTTCGCAGCATCCAGAGCAGGGAGCAACTGCCGCAGTTGATAGAAAAGGAGCTCGAACTGGCGCTGCATCCCCGCATGATTGCAGTTTATTTGCGTGATTCGCAGTCGAACCTGCAGCCTCCGCCACAAACGCCGCCTTTGCCTGCAATCGCCGGGCAGTCGCTTTCTGCAAATCATCTCTTGCAAATCAAGCAGCCGATCGATGCATTGGAATATGGCGATTTCAGCGCCTTGATTCCCGCTCTCGCGACTTTACGGCCTGAATGTCTGGTGCCAGTTCTCTCTCGCGGTGAAGATTTGCTGGGGTTGATTGTGCTCGGCGCAAAACGGTCTGAGGAGCCTTATTCGCACGAGGACAAGGAATTACTTGGCTCGGTTGCGGACCAGACAGGTCTGGTGCTGGAGAGCATCGCAATGGCGGAAAAAATTGCGGAACGCATTGATGCTGATCGCCGCGCGCAACAAGAGCTGCAGATCGCGCGCGCCGTGCAAAGCAAACTATTGCCGCAGCAATCTCCTCCGCTGGCTACTCTGGATTATGCAGGAGCCTGCATTCAGGCACGCGCAGTGGGCGGCGATTACTATGATTTTCTCGATCTCGGGCCGGGGCGGGTGGGATTTGTATTGGCGGACATTTCCGGCAAAGGAATCTCTGCCGCATTGCTAATGGCCAATTTGCAGGCCAGCCTGCGCAGCTTGTATCCCGGAGCAGATCGTGAACTGCCCCGGTTTCTGCATTCCGTGAATCATCTTTTCGTCCAAAACACTGAGGTAACCCACTACGCTACCGTGTTCTTTGGTGTCTATGACGATGCGAGCCGCAAATTGCTGTACGTTAACTGTGGACACAATCCGCCTCTCCTGTTGCGTGCCAGCGGGGAAGTCGAACGACTGAATGCGACCGCAACTGTTCTGGGTCTTTTTGAGCCATGGGAATGTTCGGTCGCTGAAATACAGATGTTTCCAGGCGATATTCTGGCAATCTACACGGACGGTGTTACTGAAGCTGCAAATCACAACGAAGAAGAATTTGGCGAGGAGCGCCTGATCTCATTGTTGAGGCAGAGCCATGGCCTTCATTCTTCTGAGTCGCTTCACAAGATACTGCAGTCTGTTCAGGAGTTCGCCCCGGGCGAGCAGGCTGACGATTTGACTACTATCATAGCGATCTGCAAATAA
- a CDS encoding DUF2950 domain-containing protein → MKSRQLNIKLRTVLLGLLLAVLSCSSTVWAQGQVKHLLPSTSAPVNQRSFATPQLAADALIKAAESYDVPALLEIFGPEGKDFVASADPVADKAKAQEFIEKAHEKNTVSVEKTKATLLVGNDQWPLPIPIVLRQGKWFFDTQTGRKEILFRRIGANELDAIQIAHGYVEAQKEYVSTLHDDSTLHEYAKKIISTPGKHDGLCWKNEDGTPGGPISEGIARAIEQGYTDKAAPYHGYYFKILNGQGPNAALGKLDYMIHGFMIGGFALVAVPAEYRVTGVKTFIVNQYGIVLEKDLGPNSLNIVKEMDRFNPDKGWQETQDAL, encoded by the coding sequence ATGAAATCGCGTCAATTAAATATCAAACTACGTACGGTCCTTCTCGGGCTTCTGCTGGCAGTGCTCTCCTGCTCTTCGACCGTGTGGGCACAAGGGCAGGTGAAACATCTGCTGCCCAGTACTTCTGCGCCAGTGAACCAGAGATCGTTTGCAACTCCACAACTCGCTGCTGACGCGCTGATCAAAGCGGCCGAGAGCTATGATGTGCCGGCATTGCTCGAAATCTTTGGCCCTGAGGGCAAAGACTTTGTGGCGTCCGCCGACCCGGTTGCAGACAAGGCCAAAGCGCAGGAATTTATCGAGAAGGCTCATGAAAAGAACACGGTCAGCGTGGAAAAGACAAAAGCCACTCTGCTGGTGGGGAACGATCAATGGCCGCTGCCGATCCCGATTGTCCTCAGACAGGGAAAGTGGTTCTTCGATACCCAAACTGGCCGGAAAGAGATTCTCTTCCGGCGCATTGGAGCCAATGAACTCGATGCTATCCAAATCGCGCATGGATATGTAGAGGCGCAAAAGGAATACGTCTCCACGCTCCATGACGACTCAACTCTTCATGAGTATGCCAAAAAGATCATCAGTACTCCCGGAAAGCACGATGGTTTGTGCTGGAAGAACGAAGACGGCACACCGGGCGGGCCTATCAGCGAAGGCATCGCACGTGCTATTGAGCAGGGTTACACGGACAAGGCAGCTCCTTACCATGGCTACTATTTCAAAATCCTGAACGGCCAAGGCCCGAACGCTGCTCTTGGCAAACTCGATTACATGATCCATGGATTCATGATTGGCGGTTTTGCGCTGGTGGCTGTCCCGGCTGAATACCGGGTGACTGGTGTGAAGACCTTTATCGTGAACCAGTATGGCATCGTGCTTGAGAAGGACCTCGGACCAAACTCTCTCAACATCGTGAAAGAGATGGACCGGTTCAACCCAGACAAGGGTTGGCAGGAAACCCAGGACGCGCTCTGA